The genomic DNA GGAGGAAACGTCGCGGAACTTCACCCCGCAAATACGCCCGTCCTTAATTTCAATATCTTCGAGTGTGGTGCTGTAGTGAATCTTGCCGCCCCGTCGTGCGATCTCTGCACGAATCTGGCGCAACATCAGAACCAGCTTGTCGGTGCCGATGTGGGGCTTCGCGAAAGTGACCACAGATTCGTCCACACCGAAGGAAACCATGTCCTTCAGCACCGCTTCAGAGAACAGGTTGCGACTGCGGGTGTTCAGCTTTCCGTCACTGAAAGCGCCTGCGCCACCTTCGCCATAAAGTACATTGCTGTAGGCGTTAAATTCGCGATTTACGAAAAAGCGGCGAATGTCGCGGAATCGTTCTTCCACCAGCTTGCCCTGTTCGTAAAGATCCACCTGGAATCCTTTACGGAGCAAATGGAGGGCGGCCCACAAACCGCTGGGGCCTGCGCCAATCACATCCACATGGCCTGCCATGGGAACGGTGTTGCGCTGCGGGTCATTTTCCAGAGATTCCGTTTCGCGGGAGGCCTCTACCAAGCCCTTGGCATGATTACCTGTGGCTCGCAGCTGGCGCTTCACATCAAAAATCACATTGTAAGACCACTTGGGGTCTCCCTTACGGCGACTATCCAGAGAAAAACGTTCCACCTGGAGATTGAAAATCTCCTCGGGATGCACACGCAATTCCCGAGCCAATGCGGCACGGTACTCACCCTTTTTAGCAAGGGCAACGGAAAGCTCTCTGTAGCGGTAAGTAAACATTGGCCGCAAAGATAGAAAATCAAAAAAGAAAGGCTGTCGCAAATTTTGCGACAACCACTTGGATTTAATACGAGAGGAATCTGTTTAATTGTGAACGCACTGCGTTCATAATTGCGAATATGCTGTATTCGCAATTGAGTAAAGGGTGTAAGTTTTTTATCCCTATGTACAAATTTTGCACATGAGATATTTTCCTTGAATTCAGCTGCTCCAATGTAAACTTTTACGCCCTTATGTAAATAATCCCTGAAAATTGCATCAAACGGGGTGAAAAAAGCGTGTTAAGGAATAAACCCTAAAAAAGGAATTCCATGGATAAGATAAACCAAGAAAATACGCTTGAAAAATCACAAGTAGGAGAAATCATTGCATATCACCCTGAAGGATCCATACACTTAGATGTAAGGGTTGTAGACGATTCGGTGTGGTTGAATAGGCAACAAATCTCGTTGCTATTTGGTAGGGATGTCAAAACTATTGGCAAACATATCAATAACGCATTGCAAGAGGAGTTGCGGGATATGCCAACTGTCGCAAATTTTGCGACAGTTCAACGCGAAGGTGAAAGAATTGTGTCCAGAAATATTGAGCACTATAATCTTGACGTTATTCTTTCCGTAGGCTATCGTGTAAAGTCATCAAATGGCGTAAAGTTCCGTCGCTGGGCTAATCAAGTGCTTAAGGATCACTTGCTCAAAGGATACAGCATCAATCAGCGATTGATGTTGACGGAGGCGCGCATTGACCAACTGCATGCCGAAACAGAATCTCGACTTTCGTCTTTAGAAAAACAGGTTGAATTTTTCGTGAAAGCCAACATACCTCCTGCGGAAGGCACAATCCCTGCGAAATCCTGGTGGAGCGGCTACGATTTTGCTGTTCAACTGATTCAGTCCGCGCAAAAGGAGGTTGTGGTTATCGATCCTTATGCTAATGAAGTTGTAGTACGGCTTCTTGCTAAGCGGAATCCGGGCGTAAGTGCGCTTGTATATGCAACGCGGAAGAACCGCACTTTGCAAGAAGAGGTGGACTTGCTCAATCGCCAGATGCCGTCGGTGAAACTTGTTGGAATGCAGAACGTCCACGACCGTTTTATAATCGTGGACGAAACGGTTTATCACCTTGGCGCTTCCATCAAGGATCTTGGCAAGGAACTGACAGCGTTTTCTATTTTGGAATTGCTGACAAAGGAACAACTACTTGCTATGATAGGAAGCAAATAGGGATTCCTTTTACAGCGTTCCTTCGTACACTACCAATCTCTTTCCGTCGATGGTTACGGCCATGCCGCTTTCCAGGGCGTTGAAGGCGTTCTTGGCGTTGGTGAGCCATACCAGGCGGGGGTTAATCAGGGGCAGGGTTTCTGCAGGGATTCTGCTTTCGCCTTCCACGATTACGCCGCGAACGTCACGGAGCACGGGGATGTATTCTTCAGTGAGGGTATTGCACAGCAGAATTTCGTTGCTGTCGCGACGGAGAAGCATGTAGGCTTCGGTGGGTGTCTTTGCGCGAAGGATACGGCCGTTGGCGCGTTCCACATCGGCAGAGGCGCAGCCGCCCTGTTCGCCCTTCACCAGTTCGTTACCTACGTGAAGCACGCGGATGGTGTTCACGATCTGGGCAGAAATGGGATAGCCAGAAGCCATGACAATCAGGTCGGAAATGTGGACGGCGCCGGCATCGTGGGCACTCTTGATGGCGTTCTGCACCATGGAATCGGAATCGTTCACCTGGTCAGCATACAGGGGGAATACGCCCCAGTTCAAAAGCAGCTGGCGCTTGACCTGAGCGTAGGGGGTCACAGCCAAAATGGGCTGGCTGGGACGGAACATGCTGATCATGCGGGCGGTGTTTCCCGTCAGGGTGGGGGTAATCAATGCGGCTGCCTTCACTTCGCGAGCGGTCTGGTAGGCATTCTGGGACACGATGCGGCTCATGTCGCCCTGCAGATCCATCTCGAAGGATTCGCGCATCTTCTTGTAGTATTCCGGGGAGTATTCAACGGTAACAGCCACGCGGACCAGAGTTTCCACCGCTTCGATGGGATAGAGTCCGTTGGCGGTTTCGCCAGAGAGCATCACGGCGTCGGTACCGTCAAAAATAGCGTTTGCTACGTCGGTCAGTTCCGCACGAGTGGGGCGGGGATGCTGGATCATGGAATCCAACATCTGGGTGGCGGTAATCACCGGCTTGCCCAATTGGCGGCAAACGCGGATAATGTGCTTCTGTGCCAGAGGAATCTTTTCGGTGGGCAGCTGAACGCCAAGGTCACCGCGGGCAATCATGATGCCGTCTGCAGTGCTTGCAATTTCGCGGATGTTGTTCAGACCTTCTTCGTTTTCGATCTTGGCAATAATCTTTGCCTTGGAATTGAGACTTTCCAGGTAGCGGCGGATTTCCTGCACTTCGCTGGCGTAGCTTACGAAGGAGGCTGCCACAAAGTCTACGTCCTGTTCGGCGCCGAACTTAATGTCGTTCTTGTCCTGTTCGCTCATGATGGGAAGGCCGGCGTGCAAACCGATGAGGTTCACGTTCTTCTTGCTTCCGATGGCGGCGGAGTTCTTGGCCACACACTTGACGGTAAAACCATCAGTTTCTTCTACGTCCAGTTCCAGGAGGCCGTCGGCAATCAAAATGCGGTGGCCGGGCTGAACCTTCTGGGGCAATTCCTTCCAGGACAGGCTCAACTTTGCCGGTTCCGAACCTGCAGCGCCGCGAGTCAACGTATCGTCAACGGTAACCCAGACCTTGTCGCCCTTGTTGAACTGAATGACTGCATCGCCCTCGGTATTGCCGGTACGGATTTCGGGACCCTTGGTGTCCAGCATCAATGCGATGGGGCGCTTGAGGCTTGCGGAAACGCGCTTCACCCTGTCCATGGCTTCCTTGTGGGATTCGTGGGAGCCATGAGAAAAATTGAAACGGGCCACGTTCATGCCTGCGATAATCAGGCGGGAGACTACGTCGTCGTCCTTAGTGGTGGGGCCCATGGAGCATACAATTTTTGTCTTGTGGGTGAACATATTTCGCCTCTTTTTCCTTCTTAATTGGCTTTCGTATTTTTCGGCGCCAATGATAAAAATTTTTGATACATTCCCAAAGGGTAAAAATGCACGTACTAAAAAAGTATGAATCCCATATTTTGAATCCTTTTCATATTCCGTACAATAAAAACGCTAGAGTTACAAAAAAGGTGAGGCTTGTGGCCTCACCTTTTTAAATCCTGCGGGGTTTTATTAGAATACGTAATTCAGTCTTACGCCGCCAAAGATGTCCTTGTATTCGTCGCTACGATTGTCGGGACGATAATACAGGCCTGCGCCGGTATACCATTCGGAATAGAAGGATTTGGTGTGGTTGACGCGGAGGCTTAAGTTGCCTACAACGTCCATTTCTGTTTCTTCCACTTCGTCGTCTTGGTCATCCCAGCTGGTGGTCAAGTAACGGAACTGGGCGTCTGCGCTGAGAACCAGGAATCGACTCAGGAACGGCATCTCGAATTCGTCTTCGATGACGACTTCTGCTTCGCTCATGTTGTCGCGGGTGTAGCTCTTGAATCGGGGGGTCACTGCAAAACGATTCTGGAGCATGCTCAGTGTGGTGGTCACAGAGATGGGGTATGCCTGGTCGAAGTAGTCTGCGCCGCCATAATAGTAACCCAGCTTTTCCCAGGTAGTATTGGCAAAGTTGAACTTACTTGCAAGACTATCCTTCTCGAATTCTGAAATATCGGAACGCACTGTCCAGCGGCCGCCTGCCTTGAATACGGACTTGTAGGCGTTCATGGATGCGTTCAGGCTAAAGACATGCTTGAGGGATTTTTCCACCAAGCCGGATGCAAGATATTCCTCAGAGAAGGTGGAAGTGTATTGGGCCCAGCGTTCTGCGTCCACTTCATATTCTTCGCCGTCATCATCGATGGTGGTGGTTTCCTTGTTCTTGCGGGGCTTGAACCACTTGTCCTTATAGATGCCGTCTTCCAGGATGTAGCTGCCGTGAAGCTGGGTGGGTCGATTCTGGCTTCTGTATTCCAGGTTATAGCCCACCTTCAGGTCCACCAGCTGGGCAATCTTGAAGGAGTTTTCCAAGTTGAATTTCTGGATGTACTTGGTACGGTCATTATCCAGTTCGTGTTCGTCCAGCCATTCGTCGGATGCGTCCTGGAAGAAGCCCCAGCGGGTACCTTCACCAAGG from Fibrobacter sp. UWEL includes the following:
- the rhuM gene encoding RhuM family protein, which encodes MDKINQENTLEKSQVGEIIAYHPEGSIHLDVRVVDDSVWLNRQQISLLFGRDVKTIGKHINNALQEELRDMPTVANFATVQREGERIVSRNIEHYNLDVILSVGYRVKSSNGVKFRRWANQVLKDHLLKGYSINQRLMLTEARIDQLHAETESRLSSLEKQVEFFVKANIPPAEGTIPAKSWWSGYDFAVQLIQSAQKEVVVIDPYANEVVVRLLAKRNPGVSALVYATRKNRTLQEEVDLLNRQMPSVKLVGMQNVHDRFIIVDETVYHLGASIKDLGKELTAFSILELLTKEQLLAMIGSK
- the pyk gene encoding pyruvate kinase, with the translated sequence MFTHKTKIVCSMGPTTKDDDVVSRLIIAGMNVARFNFSHGSHESHKEAMDRVKRVSASLKRPIALMLDTKGPEIRTGNTEGDAVIQFNKGDKVWVTVDDTLTRGAAGSEPAKLSLSWKELPQKVQPGHRILIADGLLELDVEETDGFTVKCVAKNSAAIGSKKNVNLIGLHAGLPIMSEQDKNDIKFGAEQDVDFVAASFVSYASEVQEIRRYLESLNSKAKIIAKIENEEGLNNIREIASTADGIMIARGDLGVQLPTEKIPLAQKHIIRVCRQLGKPVITATQMLDSMIQHPRPTRAELTDVANAIFDGTDAVMLSGETANGLYPIEAVETLVRVAVTVEYSPEYYKKMRESFEMDLQGDMSRIVSQNAYQTAREVKAAALITPTLTGNTARMISMFRPSQPILAVTPYAQVKRQLLLNWGVFPLYADQVNDSDSMVQNAIKSAHDAGAVHISDLIVMASGYPISAQIVNTIRVLHVGNELVKGEQGGCASADVERANGRILRAKTPTEAYMLLRRDSNEILLCNTLTEEYIPVLRDVRGVIVEGESRIPAETLPLINPRLVWLTNAKNAFNALESGMAVTIDGKRLVVYEGTL